The following coding sequences lie in one Apium graveolens cultivar Ventura chromosome 3, ASM990537v1, whole genome shotgun sequence genomic window:
- the LOC141713911 gene encoding cytochrome P450 72A397-like, with product MDTVYFKNITVSLALALFVEWASRVLNWVWVKPRKMEKCLRQQGLHGNSYRFLYGDSKESSALVKNALSKPINLSDDAVAWASPFIHHTVEKYGKNSFMWFGPAPRLLITDPELIKEVMNKNNIFKKIKQIPIVRMFFHSLESIDGDQWAQHKKLLTPAFHLHKLKLMLPVMYISCTELVSKWEEKVEKNGRCELDIAPYLHTLTSDVISRTSFGSSYKEGSRVFEIQRQQIELVMKSLQSVWGCDSVHSLMEVLLIWL from the exons ATGGATACAGTATACTTCAAAAATATTACAGTGAGTTTAGCTTTAGCTTTGTTTGTAGAATGGGCATCGAGAGTCTTGAATTGGGTATGGGTGAAACCGCGGAAGATGGAGAAGTGCTTAAGACAACAAGGCCTTCATGGAAACTCTTATCGCTTCTTGTATGGAGATTCCAAAGAAAGCTCAGCTCTGGTTAAGAATGCTCTTTCAAAGCCTATTAATCTATCCGATGATGCTGTTGCATGGGCAAGCCCGTTCATCCATCACACGGTCGAGAAATATG GTAAAAATAGTTTCATGTGGTTTGGGCCGGCTCCAAGGTTGCTCATCACAGATCCTGAGCTCATTAAAGAAGTGATGAACAAAAATAACATATTCAAGAAGATTAAGCAAATTCCAATCGTGAGAATGTTTTTTCATAGTCTGGAAAGCATAGACGGGGACCAGTGGGCTCAACACAAGAAACTTCTTACCCCAGCTTTTCATCTTCACAAGTTGAAG CTAATGCTACCAGTAATGTATATTAGTTGCACAGAACTGGTGAGCAAATGGGAGGAGAAGGTAGAGAAAAATGGGAGGTGTGAATTGGACATTGCACCGTATCTTCATACATTAACAAGCGATGTGATTTCGCGCAC ATCATTTGGAAGTAGCTATAAGGAGGGAAGCAGGGTATTTGAGATTCAACGCCAACAAATTGAGCTTGTAATGAAGTCTCTGCAGTCAGT